One window of the Runella slithyformis DSM 19594 genome contains the following:
- a CDS encoding HipA family kinase: protein MIKITDTDYSLPEIHALLGDKVFSTGRTKPLLISGVDVAAGERNQYVVKFVGSPEMTTKSACFELLGAWIGMQLELNTPLPVTVNITSDFVDTLKGRDTYSIASKCIGINYGSKFMEGYAQTPVDTAITGQLLDQAKNIFAFDMSISNPDRRVDKPNVISDGNNFLIYDHELCFSFLLILPFLRNKTPWVFDQSDKLMCENHYFFDKLRKIDCNFREFTERFLSLDNYFWSRVQKFIPPKWMCKEVLDIQKHLDEIKENRVVFSDQLKLILQA, encoded by the coding sequence ATGATTAAAATTACTGATACAGATTATTCGTTACCTGAAATACATGCACTACTGGGTGATAAAGTATTTTCTACTGGAAGAACTAAACCACTTCTTATAAGCGGTGTAGATGTAGCTGCTGGGGAACGAAATCAATATGTCGTAAAATTTGTGGGAAGTCCAGAGATGACTACAAAATCTGCCTGCTTTGAACTTTTAGGGGCTTGGATTGGAATGCAATTAGAACTTAATACTCCATTGCCTGTAACTGTGAATATTACAAGTGATTTTGTAGATACCTTGAAAGGAAGAGATACCTATTCAATTGCCAGCAAATGTATTGGTATTAATTATGGAAGTAAATTCATGGAGGGATATGCTCAGACACCTGTCGATACTGCAATAACTGGACAATTGTTAGATCAGGCAAAAAATATTTTCGCTTTTGATATGAGCATATCAAACCCTGACAGGAGAGTTGATAAGCCCAATGTTATTTCAGACGGGAACAATTTTTTAATATATGACCATGAACTTTGTTTTTCGTTCTTATTGATACTCCCATTTTTAAGAAATAAAACTCCTTGGGTATTTGACCAAAGTGATAAGTTAATGTGTGAAAACCACTACTTCTTTGATAAACTTAGAAAGATTGATTGTAACTTTCGCGAATTCACGGAACGGTTTTTGTCACTGGACAATTACTTTTGGAGTAGAGTTCAAAAGTTTATACCTCCAAAGTGGATGTGTAAAGAAGTTTTAGATATACAAAAGCATTTGGACGAGATTAAAGAAAATAGAGTGGTATTTTCTGACCAATTAAAACTTATACTACAAGCATGA
- a CDS encoding DUF6970 domain-containing protein — protein MKKVLVVLFLFLTVGACTKDDIPAATPACIKAKIEQMQKDPVTNPPREVWQYTFNNQTVYYIPPMCCDIPSILYDAQCNVICSPDGGLSGKGDGKCPDFFEKRKNEKLIWRDDRK, from the coding sequence ATGAAAAAAGTACTCGTTGTGTTATTCCTGTTTTTAACTGTCGGTGCCTGTACCAAAGACGACATCCCCGCCGCTACACCTGCCTGTATCAAAGCAAAGATCGAGCAAATGCAGAAAGACCCGGTGACCAATCCGCCGAGAGAGGTGTGGCAATACACGTTTAATAATCAGACGGTGTATTATATTCCACCCATGTGCTGTGATATTCCGAGCATTCTTTACGATGCTCAATGCAATGTCATTTGCAGTCCGGACGGCGGACTTTCCGGTAAAGGCGACGGCAAATGCCCGGACTTCTTTGAAAAGCGGAAGAATGAGAAGCTTATTTGGCGCGATGACCGAAAATAA
- a CDS encoding ATP-binding protein gives MADIFNQIASDGDLVKLLGDYDKSFVGYVYGMRFDEVLVLTNDAWKHAVNGLPHNSFLVAAGFNPSKVADADIIDQEVILLRVLEPVSLPQDTDFIRTRIEHHQRRTFDEKLPGDVNDGMDPMTHAELQAGGLRCSILGTFYMDENGLLRLGSDIENFMTLSRLRAYKPIGNALSMIVNHVNPEVKKKAEEEAQKAGFTKISPITIGTVRYTSTARMHRAQKDTLVDVQIQPTDFLARRTAVLGMTRTGKSNTVKTTVSAVAIAAMKDGIKVGQLIFDVNGEYANATSQDDGSSIAEVFSDTICYRAIDTPDRPHFKDLRINFYEQPNIALGLLDQLSKETRGNAQDITTFLTSSLDQPDASERGPFNRWQVRKAAFYCILNAAQYRAPNSFIVEFPVNQQVINLVKPELSANFPGTISRGNNQQFYSLSLEKATEWFKAARRVNRVAKLPSSTGGDWVDSSLEAYLNVLTNESSGGTYIRGYRQIQEYVDYHSDSRQGDVVEEILKFLYSGRIVILDLSAGPVSIRETLSKRIATAVFNRQFDVLNSGKHPMNVVLYVEEAHNLIGKDKALTDTWPRIAKEGAKAKIAFVYATQEPSSVHPNILANTENWFVTHLNNDDELKSLGKFYDFGHFLKSLKAAQDVGFARIKTLSSPFVIPTQINRFTPSEIKAEIADILNQNK, from the coding sequence ATGGCAGATATATTTAATCAAATTGCCAGTGATGGCGATTTAGTAAAATTACTTGGTGATTATGATAAATCATTTGTGGGATACGTATATGGGATGCGCTTCGATGAAGTCTTGGTTTTAACTAATGATGCATGGAAACATGCAGTCAATGGACTCCCACATAATTCTTTTCTTGTTGCCGCAGGATTTAACCCAAGCAAAGTAGCTGATGCTGACATTATAGATCAAGAGGTTATTTTGTTAAGAGTACTTGAACCGGTTAGCTTACCACAAGATACTGATTTTATACGTACTCGTATTGAACATCATCAACGGCGTACTTTCGATGAAAAATTGCCTGGTGATGTAAATGATGGAATGGATCCAATGACTCATGCTGAACTCCAAGCAGGTGGATTAAGGTGCAGTATACTGGGCACATTCTATATGGATGAAAATGGACTTTTAAGATTAGGAAGCGACATCGAAAATTTCATGACTTTGTCACGTCTTCGCGCGTATAAGCCTATTGGAAATGCTCTTTCTATGATTGTCAATCACGTTAACCCCGAGGTGAAAAAAAAGGCGGAAGAAGAGGCTCAAAAGGCAGGGTTTACAAAAATATCACCTATTACCATTGGAACTGTTAGGTACACATCAACTGCACGTATGCACCGTGCCCAAAAAGATACTTTAGTAGATGTGCAGATTCAGCCGACTGATTTTTTAGCACGACGTACAGCCGTTCTGGGTATGACTCGAACGGGAAAATCTAATACTGTTAAAACTACAGTTTCTGCGGTAGCAATTGCAGCGATGAAAGATGGCATCAAAGTGGGACAACTTATTTTTGACGTAAATGGGGAATATGCAAACGCTACTTCACAAGATGATGGCAGTTCAATTGCAGAAGTATTTAGTGATACAATCTGTTATAGAGCTATTGATACCCCAGACAGACCTCACTTTAAAGATTTAAGAATTAATTTCTATGAACAGCCAAATATAGCCCTTGGCCTGTTAGACCAATTGTCAAAAGAAACACGTGGTAATGCACAAGATATTACAACATTTTTAACAAGTTCATTAGATCAACCTGATGCAAGTGAACGTGGGCCATTTAACCGCTGGCAAGTAAGGAAAGCGGCCTTTTATTGCATTCTTAATGCAGCTCAATATAGAGCACCCAACTCTTTTATTGTAGAGTTTCCTGTTAATCAACAGGTAATTAACTTAGTCAAGCCAGAACTCAGTGCCAATTTTCCCGGTACTATTTCACGAGGTAATAATCAACAATTCTATAGTCTATCATTAGAAAAGGCAACAGAATGGTTTAAAGCAGCAAGACGTGTTAATCGTGTTGCTAAATTGCCCTCAAGTACTGGAGGAGATTGGGTAGATAGCTCGTTAGAAGCTTACTTAAATGTCCTTACAAATGAAAGTTCTGGAGGAACATACATTCGTGGTTATAGGCAAATCCAAGAATATGTAGATTATCATTCAGATTCTCGCCAAGGTGACGTTGTTGAGGAAATTTTAAAGTTTTTATACTCCGGGAGAATTGTAATACTTGACCTTTCAGCTGGTCCTGTCTCAATTCGTGAGACTTTATCTAAACGGATAGCAACAGCAGTCTTCAATCGTCAATTTGATGTATTAAATAGTGGTAAACATCCAATGAATGTCGTTTTATATGTCGAGGAAGCTCATAATTTGATTGGAAAGGATAAAGCACTGACTGATACATGGCCACGTATTGCAAAAGAAGGAGCAAAAGCGAAAATAGCCTTTGTCTATGCGACTCAAGAACCATCTTCTGTACATCCAAATATTTTGGCAAATACAGAAAACTGGTTTGTAACTCACTTGAATAATGACGATGAACTGAAATCATTAGGCAAATTTTATGATTTTGGACACTTTCTAAAATCTTTAAAAGCAGCACAGGATGTTGGGTTTGCTCGTATCAAAACACTTTCGTCTCCGTTTGTTATTCCAACCCAGATAAACCGATTTACTCCAAGTGAAATTAAAGCCGAAATTGCCGATATACTAAATCAAAATAAATAA
- a CDS encoding DNA adenine methylase: MVSTSPLRYPGGKARFSKFLSESIMASGEQTEVFVEPFCGGAGAAIALLESKKVDRISLNDLDPLVASFWKIVFGKSSKNRDDIDWLCKSIEMAEFSINEWRRQKAFNPTNVREAAWKCLYLNRTSFNGILHKSGPIGGWEQKNRTLDVRFNREKLIKRINELYEWREQVEHTDCMNWQLFCTRYQKSKKAYLYLDPPYYHRAEQLYGYLFNEKLHRSMRNYLARLSTPWILSYDDAPEVRALYSTLKGIDARVVDQTYSTHPMGGASFIGRELVFSNRLLPIILEEKEPRIHVGMTVIGKLEVSNAKGPIRTPTSHIILSK, translated from the coding sequence ATGGTTTCAACTTCACCATTACGTTACCCAGGGGGCAAAGCTAGATTTTCAAAATTTCTCTCGGAGTCAATAATGGCATCAGGTGAGCAAACCGAAGTTTTTGTTGAGCCTTTTTGCGGTGGTGCTGGAGCGGCAATAGCTTTACTAGAATCAAAAAAAGTAGATCGTATATCCCTAAACGACCTTGATCCACTTGTTGCAAGTTTTTGGAAAATAGTTTTCGGTAAAAGCTCAAAAAATCGCGACGATATAGATTGGCTATGTAAATCAATTGAAATGGCTGAGTTTTCAATTAATGAGTGGCGACGGCAAAAGGCTTTTAATCCGACAAATGTAAGAGAAGCAGCTTGGAAATGTCTTTATCTTAATCGTACAAGCTTTAATGGCATTTTACATAAATCAGGTCCAATTGGCGGATGGGAGCAAAAAAACAGAACGCTTGACGTACGTTTTAATCGTGAAAAGTTAATCAAAAGAATAAATGAATTATATGAATGGCGAGAACAAGTAGAACATACCGACTGTATGAATTGGCAGTTATTCTGTACTAGGTATCAAAAATCCAAAAAAGCTTATTTATATCTCGATCCTCCTTATTATCACCGGGCTGAACAGCTTTACGGGTACCTATTTAATGAAAAACTGCATCGTTCTATGCGTAATTATTTAGCTAGGCTTTCAACACCATGGATTTTGTCTTATGACGATGCTCCTGAGGTACGCGCTTTATATTCCACCCTTAAAGGTATTGATGCCAGAGTCGTTGACCAGACCTACTCAACACACCCTATGGGCGGGGCTAGCTTTATTGGAAGGGAATTAGTTTTTAGTAATCGCTTGCTTCCAATTATTCTTGAAGAAAAAGAACCTAGAATACATGTTGGAATGACTGTAATTGGTAAGTTAGAAGTATCAAATGCAAAGGGTCCAATACGCACTCCTACTTCTCATATTATACTTAGTAAATAA
- a CDS encoding CDP-alcohol phosphatidyltransferase family protein, with protein MPKLSKEDRFIDFSDYGRPIAAFLADHLSRIHITAVQVTIVFLGAGLLCAYCIYIGEWIWAAVFLMIKNILDAVDGEIARITQHPSMVGRYLDSVFDFIINLLIFTVLFVTGAASDLLLVGAFLGIEFQCSIYNYYYVILRRRLNNEETSRIIEFRKPTAYYYESQRAVDVLHAVFLSFYVIFDLAVLYLDKQALFVRTFPKWFMSLVSLLGLGFQLLIICGLLCAGLPELILPFFAWYSAFGLFVILIRKLFVK; from the coding sequence ATGCCGAAACTCTCCAAAGAAGACCGATTTATTGATTTTTCTGATTACGGACGTCCCATTGCTGCTTTTTTAGCGGATCATTTGTCAAGAATACACATTACGGCAGTTCAGGTCACGATTGTGTTTCTGGGGGCGGGGCTTTTGTGCGCGTATTGCATTTACATCGGAGAATGGATATGGGCGGCGGTTTTCTTAATGATAAAAAACATTCTGGATGCCGTCGACGGTGAAATCGCTCGCATCACTCAACACCCTTCAATGGTGGGACGATATTTGGATTCGGTGTTTGATTTTATTATTAACCTGCTCATTTTCACCGTACTTTTCGTTACGGGTGCCGCTTCTGACCTGCTGTTGGTAGGGGCTTTTTTAGGCATTGAATTTCAATGCTCTATTTACAATTATTATTATGTCATTTTAAGGAGAAGGCTGAACAACGAAGAAACAAGCCGCATCATTGAATTCCGTAAGCCCACGGCCTATTACTACGAAAGCCAAAGAGCCGTCGATGTGCTGCACGCAGTATTCCTGAGTTTTTACGTCATTTTTGATCTTGCGGTCCTGTACTTGGACAAGCAGGCCCTTTTCGTCCGAACCTTTCCCAAATGGTTTATGAGTTTGGTTTCGTTATTGGGGCTTGGCTTTCAGTTATTGATCATCTGCGGATTGCTTTGTGCGGGTTTGCCCGAGCTGATATTGCCGTTTTTTGCGTGGTACAGTGCTTTTGGATTATTCGTGATTTTGATCCGCAAGCTCTTTGTGAAATAG
- a CDS encoding GH92 family glycosyl hydrolase translates to MQTLLRSFLCTLIIAQTAFAQVTATDYTQFVNPLMGTDSRHELSAGNTYPAIATPWGMNFWCPQTGKNGDGWMYMYTANKIRGFKQTHQPSPWINDYGMFSIMPVTGKLKFTEDERQSWFSHKAEVVKPHYYSVYLADHDTQVEIAPTERAAQFRLTFPKTDSAFVVIDAFAKGSYIKIIPEQQKIIGYSTQNSGGVPLNFRNYFELHFDKPFTYTATWSNKKLSKGTLELKDEHVGAVIGFKTKKGEEVHIKVASSFISAEQAARNLSRELGNDSFTATMQKGQNAWNRELGRLKAEGGTDAQMRTFYSCLYRALLFPRKFYEYDAQNNVVHYSPYNGQVLPGYMFTDNGFWDTFRSAIPFFTLMYPTLNSQIMEGLANAYKESGFLPEWASPGHRDCMIGSNSASLIADSYIKGIRGYDINTLYEAILKNTEHAGPVSSVGRFGHEYYNELGYVPYDVKVNENAARTLEYAYADFCIWQLAKTLKRPESEVALFAKRNQNYHNLFDPETKLMRGKNKAGDFQKPFNPFKWGDAFTEGNSWHYTWSVFHDINGLSNLMGGRAAFAQKLDSVFVLPPVYDESYYGFVIHEIREMQIMNMGQYAHGNQPIQHMPYLYNYAGQPWKSQYWIRQIMDKLYQPTPDGYCGDEDNGQTSAWYVFSALGFYPVCPGTTQYVIGSPLFKRMIMTFENGKKLTINAPNNGAQQVYVDQVTLNGKPHTLNYLEHHTLQQGGTLNFGMSSKPNLTRGTQASSFPYSFSGK, encoded by the coding sequence ATGCAAACGCTTCTGCGCTCTTTCCTGTGCACGCTTATCATTGCACAAACCGCTTTTGCCCAAGTTACGGCCACCGATTATACCCAATTTGTCAATCCACTGATGGGGACCGATTCTCGTCATGAACTTTCGGCCGGCAATACGTATCCGGCCATCGCCACCCCCTGGGGAATGAATTTTTGGTGCCCTCAAACGGGCAAAAACGGCGACGGCTGGATGTACATGTACACTGCCAACAAAATCCGCGGCTTCAAACAAACCCATCAGCCCAGCCCGTGGATCAATGATTACGGTATGTTTTCGATCATGCCCGTGACGGGAAAACTGAAATTTACGGAAGATGAACGCCAAAGCTGGTTTTCGCACAAAGCGGAGGTGGTAAAACCGCATTATTACAGCGTATACCTGGCCGACCACGACACGCAGGTGGAGATCGCGCCCACCGAGCGCGCCGCGCAGTTTCGCCTTACCTTCCCCAAAACCGACAGTGCATTTGTGGTCATTGATGCCTTTGCCAAAGGTTCATACATCAAGATCATTCCCGAACAGCAAAAGATCATCGGATACAGCACCCAAAACAGCGGCGGCGTTCCGCTCAATTTTCGCAATTATTTTGAACTTCATTTCGACAAACCCTTTACCTATACCGCTACCTGGTCGAATAAAAAATTATCTAAGGGAACACTCGAACTAAAAGATGAGCACGTAGGGGCGGTCATTGGGTTTAAAACCAAAAAAGGCGAAGAAGTGCACATCAAAGTCGCTTCTTCGTTCATCAGCGCCGAGCAGGCAGCCCGGAATCTTTCGCGTGAGCTGGGCAATGACTCATTTACCGCCACGATGCAAAAAGGCCAAAATGCCTGGAATCGCGAATTAGGCCGGTTGAAGGCAGAAGGCGGCACCGATGCCCAAATGCGCACCTTCTATTCGTGTCTGTACCGGGCGTTATTGTTTCCCCGCAAGTTTTATGAATACGATGCCCAAAACAACGTGGTGCATTACAGTCCTTACAATGGACAGGTATTGCCCGGGTATATGTTTACCGACAATGGTTTTTGGGATACCTTCCGCTCAGCCATTCCGTTTTTTACGTTGATGTATCCTACCCTCAACAGTCAGATCATGGAAGGTTTGGCAAATGCTTATAAGGAGAGCGGTTTTCTGCCCGAATGGGCCAGCCCGGGCCACCGCGACTGCATGATCGGCTCCAATTCTGCGTCTCTGATCGCCGATTCGTACATCAAAGGCATTCGCGGGTATGACATCAATACCCTGTACGAGGCTATTCTCAAGAATACCGAACATGCCGGACCCGTAAGTTCGGTGGGGCGTTTCGGGCATGAGTATTACAATGAACTCGGCTACGTGCCGTACGATGTCAAAGTCAACGAAAATGCAGCCCGTACGCTGGAATATGCCTACGCCGATTTCTGTATCTGGCAATTGGCCAAAACCCTGAAACGCCCCGAAAGCGAAGTGGCGCTGTTTGCCAAACGCAACCAAAATTACCACAATCTGTTCGACCCCGAAACCAAACTCATGCGCGGCAAAAACAAAGCCGGTGATTTTCAAAAGCCGTTCAATCCCTTCAAATGGGGCGATGCCTTTACGGAAGGCAACAGCTGGCACTACACATGGTCCGTTTTCCATGATATTAACGGCCTTTCCAATCTCATGGGCGGCAGGGCGGCCTTTGCACAAAAGCTAGACAGCGTGTTTGTCTTACCTCCCGTGTATGATGAGTCGTATTATGGGTTTGTGATTCACGAGATCCGTGAGATGCAGATCATGAACATGGGTCAATACGCCCACGGCAACCAGCCGATTCAGCACATGCCGTACCTCTACAACTATGCCGGACAGCCGTGGAAATCGCAGTATTGGATTCGTCAGATCATGGACAAACTCTACCAACCCACGCCTGATGGCTATTGTGGCGACGAAGACAACGGCCAAACGTCAGCTTGGTACGTATTCAGCGCCCTGGGCTTTTATCCCGTTTGCCCGGGCACCACGCAGTACGTGATCGGAAGTCCATTGTTCAAACGCATGATCATGACCTTTGAAAACGGCAAAAAACTCACCATCAATGCCCCCAACAACGGCGCGCAACAGGTATATGTAGACCAAGTGACCCTCAACGGCAAACCACATACTCTCAACTATTTAGAGCACCACACGCTCCAACAGGGCGGTACATTAAACTTTGGGATGTCGTCCAAGCCTAACCTGACACGCGGCACGCAGGCGAGCAGCTTTCCGTATTCGTTTTCGGGGAAGTAG
- a CDS encoding DUF3037 domain-containing protein: MKKYQYQVLRYVHDQFTGEFVNVGVVVYSPQESFLKAAVCQRFNRITSLFPAANWRFISKLVKSFERSILSYSNRHQLEYETPDTLLSITKTILPPDDSALVLTEVRFGIDIDMESALRGLFDSLVDRYISSNEQSLSDDDVWRKKYKSYFDQYKITEKLVPHNVDTKNDTIKFDKAWKNEIWHFYQPISFDLQNNESIKNKVYRWSGILREMDTALEKVHITFMAILPKHQEKMYDFITHALDTDSESLKVELVQEDEAENLARRISAQMQEHFKNN; the protein is encoded by the coding sequence ATGAAAAAGTATCAATACCAAGTACTTAGGTACGTTCATGACCAGTTTACAGGTGAATTCGTAAATGTGGGTGTAGTTGTATATTCTCCTCAAGAATCGTTTCTTAAAGCAGCTGTCTGTCAGAGATTTAACCGTATAACATCATTGTTTCCAGCCGCAAACTGGAGATTTATTTCTAAACTTGTAAAGTCTTTTGAACGTTCAATATTAAGTTATTCAAATCGACATCAACTTGAATACGAGACACCAGACACCCTATTGTCCATTACTAAAACGATTCTTCCTCCAGATGATAGTGCTTTAGTTCTTACAGAAGTTCGATTTGGCATTGATATAGATATGGAATCGGCACTTAGGGGTCTGTTTGATAGTTTGGTTGATAGATACATAAGTTCTAACGAACAATCGTTATCTGATGATGATGTTTGGAGGAAAAAGTATAAATCATATTTTGACCAGTATAAAATAACTGAGAAGCTTGTGCCTCATAATGTAGACACTAAGAATGACACCATTAAATTTGATAAGGCATGGAAAAATGAGATCTGGCACTTTTACCAACCAATTTCTTTTGATTTGCAAAATAATGAATCTATCAAGAACAAAGTGTATCGATGGTCAGGTATCCTAAGGGAGATGGATACAGCACTTGAAAAGGTGCATATTACTTTTATGGCAATATTGCCAAAGCATCAAGAAAAGATGTATGATTTTATTACTCATGCTTTAGATACTGATTCTGAATCACTCAAAGTAGAGTTGGTACAAGAAGATGAAGCGGAAAACCTAGCTCGGAGAATAAGCGCACAGATGCAAGAACATTTTAAGAATAATTGA
- the rlmN gene encoding 23S rRNA (adenine(2503)-C(2))-methyltransferase RlmN: MTETITISKQDIRKLTVAQLKEWLGQHGEQAFRAKQIAEWLWKKSATSFDEMSNLSLKTRQLLSEHFDIRAISNAKSQKSNDGTVKSAFKLHDGHLIEGVLIPADDRMTACVSSQVGCSLTCKFCATGYMDRKRNLDAAEMYDQVVAIDRQAKENFNVPLTNIVYMGMGEPLLNYANVLESIEKITSPEGLGMSPKRITVSTAGIAKMIKKLGDDEVKFNLALSLHAANDVKRNQIMPINESNSLENLAEALQYFYGKTKNRITFEYIVFNNFNDTLQDAKELWEFTKKVPAKVNIIEYNPIAEADFKNTGVDKLEQFARFLESKGVIVNVRRSRGKDIDAACGQLANREKNA, translated from the coding sequence GCAGGATATACGTAAACTCACCGTTGCTCAGCTCAAAGAATGGTTGGGGCAGCACGGCGAGCAGGCCTTTCGGGCCAAACAAATTGCCGAGTGGCTCTGGAAAAAATCAGCCACGTCGTTTGACGAAATGAGTAATCTTTCGCTCAAAACGCGGCAATTGTTATCCGAACATTTTGACATTCGGGCCATTTCCAACGCCAAATCACAAAAAAGCAACGACGGTACGGTCAAATCGGCCTTCAAACTCCACGACGGCCACCTCATCGAAGGCGTACTGATTCCTGCCGACGACCGCATGACGGCCTGCGTATCCAGCCAAGTGGGCTGTTCGCTTACCTGCAAATTCTGCGCCACGGGCTACATGGACCGCAAGCGCAACTTAGACGCCGCCGAAATGTACGATCAGGTAGTAGCCATTGACCGTCAGGCGAAAGAAAACTTCAATGTACCGCTTACCAATATCGTGTATATGGGCATGGGAGAGCCGTTGCTCAATTACGCCAATGTACTCGAATCCATCGAGAAGATCACTTCGCCCGAGGGCTTGGGCATGTCGCCTAAGCGAATCACGGTTTCGACGGCGGGCATTGCCAAGATGATCAAAAAGCTCGGCGATGACGAAGTGAAATTCAATTTGGCGCTTTCGCTGCACGCGGCCAACGATGTAAAGCGTAACCAAATCATGCCCATCAATGAGTCTAATTCGTTGGAAAACCTGGCGGAAGCACTACAGTATTTTTACGGAAAAACCAAAAATCGAATCACCTTCGAATACATCGTTTTCAACAACTTCAACGACACGCTCCAGGATGCGAAAGAGTTGTGGGAGTTTACCAAAAAAGTGCCCGCCAAGGTCAATATCATTGAGTATAACCCCATTGCGGAGGCCGACTTCAAAAATACAGGTGTCGATAAATTAGAACAGTTTGCTCGATTTCTGGAAAGCAAAGGCGTGATCGTCAACGTTCGTCGCAGTCGCGGCAAAGACATTGATGCGGCATGCGGACAGTTGGCCAATCGCGAAAAGAATGCCTGA